The following are from one region of the Streptomyces fradiae genome:
- a CDS encoding YidC/Oxa1 family membrane protein insertase produces MSVFASLVEQLADLLHPLFAGASTAAAIVAFTMAVRLAVHPLSRAAARGQKARVRIAPQLAELRKKHAKNPERLQKAVMELHAKEKVSPLAGCLPSLLQAPAFFLMFHLFSSGRMAGHSLLAAPLGGHYADALGNGGVFGPAGRVYLVLFAIVAVVATYTYLRTRKQQALNPVQAVPADQPGAGAMAAMTKYLPLLSFATLISVAAVPLAAALYLVTSTTWTAVERAFLYRDMPVAGALAPAA; encoded by the coding sequence ATGTCCGTTTTCGCCAGCCTGGTCGAGCAGCTCGCCGACCTGCTCCACCCCCTCTTCGCCGGCGCCTCGACCGCCGCCGCCATCGTCGCCTTCACGATGGCCGTACGCCTCGCCGTCCACCCCCTGTCCCGCGCCGCCGCCCGCGGCCAGAAGGCCCGCGTCCGGATCGCCCCGCAACTCGCCGAGCTGCGCAAGAAGCACGCCAAGAACCCCGAGCGGCTGCAGAAGGCGGTCATGGAGCTGCACGCCAAGGAGAAGGTCTCGCCCCTGGCCGGCTGTCTGCCGAGCCTGCTCCAGGCGCCCGCCTTCTTCCTGATGTTCCACCTCTTCTCCAGTGGGCGGATGGCCGGACACAGCCTGCTCGCCGCCCCGCTCGGCGGCCACTACGCCGACGCCCTCGGCAACGGCGGCGTCTTCGGCCCGGCCGGGCGCGTCTACCTCGTCCTCTTCGCGATCGTCGCTGTCGTCGCCACGTACACCTACCTCCGTACGAGGAAGCAGCAGGCGCTCAACCCGGTACAGGCGGTGCCCGCCGACCAGCCCGGCGCGGGGGCGATGGCCGCCATGACCAAGTACCTCCCGCTGCTCTCCTTCGCGACCCTGATCTCGGTCGCCGCCGTGCCGCTGGCCGCCGCGCTCTACCTCGTCACCAGCACCACCTGGACCGCCGTCGAACGCGCCTTCCTGTACCGGGACATGCCCGTGGCGGGCGCCCTCGCGCCGGCCGCCTGA
- a CDS encoding DUF6412 domain-containing protein: MARGPLLRVLAPLLFLLALADLLLSDGVGVSGGAGAGLSAAFAVAAGAFVCALIGGGRTALPVPPTRVRTALRDRARRTAFLPQRDPDASGRRRPRAPGRPLLTAA, encoded by the coding sequence ATGGCCCGTGGGCCCCTGCTGCGCGTTCTCGCGCCGCTCCTCTTCCTCCTCGCCCTCGCCGACCTGCTGCTCTCCGACGGCGTCGGTGTCAGCGGCGGCGCCGGTGCCGGCCTCTCCGCCGCGTTCGCCGTGGCCGCCGGCGCGTTCGTCTGCGCCCTGATCGGCGGCGGCCGTACGGCCCTGCCCGTACCACCCACCCGCGTACGCACCGCCCTGCGCGACCGCGCCCGGCGCACCGCGTTCCTGCCGCAACGCGACCCCGACGCCTCGGGCCGTCGCAGGCCCAGGGCACCCGGCCGTCCCCTCCTGACGGCCGCGTAG